The following are from one region of the Pantoea cypripedii genome:
- a CDS encoding DUF6750 family protein yields the protein MSRIRALMARLYAVVFSVQLSMMSLRERAIRSLLTLITVLLPGIAFAEGDVADIIDSGAAGARRVKSSGMDYFQMIGLFVAGASLLALKKVGSHPQVTLGRCLTGIGIGALMFVIPELIGRVQKQAGMSSVTIS from the coding sequence ATGTCACGAATCCGTGCCCTGATGGCGCGTCTGTATGCCGTCGTCTTTTCTGTTCAGCTGTCCATGATGAGTCTGCGCGAACGGGCCATCCGGTCCCTGCTCACCCTGATCACAGTTCTGTTGCCGGGGATAGCATTCGCCGAAGGCGATGTTGCCGATATTATTGACAGCGGCGCAGCCGGTGCCAGACGCGTCAAATCATCCGGAATGGATTACTTTCAGATGATCGGTCTGTTTGTCGCTGGCGCTTCTCTTCTGGCCCTGAAGAAGGTAGGCAGCCACCCCCAGGTCACGCTGGGACGATGCCTCACCGGTATCGGTATTGGAGCCCTGATGTTTGTTATTCCTGAACTGATTGGCCGTGTACAGAAACAGGCGGGGATGAGTTCAGTCACCATCAGCTGA
- a CDS encoding conjugal transfer protein, whose protein sequence is MLKAGLLSGFVLFSAATTAATTCRAGNAAQAGSQAGYERARTAATAWSQRENNVSSSLQSCLSRIKKITVTVPEFPSLDEVLSKLENEICDAAVDKVNDQIPGNIDPWKNYTS, encoded by the coding sequence ATGCTTAAAGCCGGACTCCTGTCCGGCTTCGTGCTTTTTTCTGCCGCCACAACGGCTGCCACGACCTGCCGGGCGGGAAATGCCGCCCAGGCGGGTAGCCAGGCCGGTTATGAGCGGGCCAGGACAGCCGCGACGGCCTGGTCGCAGCGGGAAAACAATGTCTCATCCTCCCTGCAGTCCTGTCTGTCCCGTATCAAAAAAATCACGGTCACTGTCCCGGAGTTCCCGAGCCTTGATGAGGTGCTGTCAAAACTCGAGAACGAAATCTGCGACGCGGCCGTGGACAAAGTGAACGATCAGATCCCCGGGAATATCGACCCCTGGAAAAACTACACCTCCTGA
- a CDS encoding type IV secretory system conjugative DNA transfer family protein, producing MKILLTAFLVAISLTGCAATRTPAPSGAGNPPPDMQAWLNPERQRPEGLSETRWQMLTDAGKTLGFRGGKAQRAWELTQALNARESTLNALYDFRPLISPEGWLPPVIDEAQDVAHITPDQIRTSSKVWTIIRPERFVSNPPGWRNWLLRGLATTATPGSEGLVVPEDSAQRQVWEDALREGWQEGRDNADMTLEANMNQLTRDYRGMMLYSLLWRQGMISRPEVSDQQQTVTGTGQKLVTGDRIRRLKTHAAFELQKSRWRPAVNTQKTGASSDPVRPAR from the coding sequence ATGAAAATCCTCCTTACTGCTTTTCTTGTGGCCATCTCCCTGACCGGATGCGCAGCCACCCGGACACCGGCACCTTCCGGTGCAGGCAATCCGCCGCCAGATATGCAGGCCTGGCTCAACCCGGAACGGCAGCGACCGGAGGGGTTATCAGAGACCCGCTGGCAGATGCTTACCGATGCAGGCAAAACGCTGGGTTTTCGGGGAGGTAAAGCACAGCGCGCCTGGGAATTGACTCAGGCTCTGAATGCCCGCGAATCCACGCTGAACGCACTCTATGATTTTCGACCATTAATCAGTCCGGAAGGCTGGTTACCCCCGGTTATCGATGAGGCACAGGATGTGGCGCACATTACGCCTGATCAAATCAGGACCTCGTCAAAAGTCTGGACCATTATCCGCCCGGAACGGTTTGTCAGTAACCCGCCAGGCTGGCGCAACTGGCTGCTCAGGGGGCTTGCGACCACTGCCACTCCTGGCTCGGAAGGTCTGGTCGTTCCGGAAGACAGTGCCCAGCGACAGGTCTGGGAAGATGCCCTGCGCGAGGGCTGGCAGGAAGGCCGGGACAACGCGGATATGACGCTGGAGGCCAACATGAACCAGCTCACCCGCGACTACCGAGGCATGATGCTGTATTCCCTCCTCTGGCGTCAGGGCATGATTTCACGGCCGGAAGTCAGCGATCAGCAACAGACTGTGACCGGCACCGGGCAGAAACTGGTGACTGGCGATCGCATCCGCCGCCTCAAAACACACGCCGCGTTTGAACTGCAAAAGTCGCGCTGGCGTCCTGCCGTTAATACACAAAAAACAGGAGCCTCCAGTGATCCAGTCAGGCCTGCCCGATAA
- a CDS encoding DotD/TraH family lipoprotein (Members of this family include DotD of type IVB secretion systems and TraH of plasmid conjugative plasmid systems, both lipoproteins.), whose amino-acid sequence MNHYIFPGMLAVCLLVGCQSYYHTPTTQPTDAADRYGAASSVAVTRHMQYRMWDRGIWSSAQPGPSAVRIIRANSDSVSFDWEGDAVELLTELARSRGLQFNYSGVRLPLPVTLHVQNMTFANVLRLIESQTAWRATLHQYPGLLQLTFMQEESRRK is encoded by the coding sequence ATGAATCATTATATATTTCCTGGCATGCTGGCTGTCTGCCTACTTGTCGGCTGCCAGTCGTATTACCACACCCCGACCACACAGCCTACCGATGCAGCCGATCGCTACGGTGCAGCATCATCCGTTGCGGTCACCCGCCATATGCAATACCGGATGTGGGACAGAGGGATTTGGTCATCAGCTCAGCCAGGACCCTCTGCTGTCCGGATCATTCGGGCTAACAGTGACAGCGTGTCCTTCGACTGGGAGGGCGATGCAGTGGAACTGCTGACTGAACTGGCCCGCTCGCGTGGCCTGCAGTTTAATTACAGCGGGGTCCGCCTGCCGTTGCCCGTCACGCTGCATGTACAGAATATGACCTTCGCCAATGTCCTGCGCCTGATTGAATCCCAGACGGCATGGCGTGCAACTCTTCATCAATATCCGGGTCTGCTGCAACTCACCTTTATGCAGGAGGAGAGCCGCAGAAAATGA
- the traQ gene encoding conjugal transfer protein TraQ has translation MALDALTAIENFASGIFSSGINFLFTWGEMLGFICLALLLTRARSTTAMPLSPGKFFGGLFACAAMVSLPSIINASGAQFGFHSTSFDAIAYVQPSTFGQAAGAANAVLSLARLAGVGFVHSGLNMYRMSALEGHTALSASESVRAATVKVVAGTALVFSPQLIDAFRASLGLAF, from the coding sequence ATGGCGCTGGATGCGCTAACTGCCATTGAGAATTTTGCATCGGGGATTTTCAGCAGCGGGATCAACTTCCTGTTCACCTGGGGTGAAATGCTCGGCTTTATCTGCCTGGCGCTTTTGTTAACCCGGGCCCGCTCGACAACAGCTATGCCGCTGTCCCCCGGGAAATTCTTTGGCGGCCTGTTTGCCTGCGCAGCCATGGTATCGCTGCCCTCCATTATCAATGCCAGCGGCGCGCAGTTCGGTTTTCATTCAACATCTTTTGATGCCATCGCTTACGTTCAGCCCTCGACCTTCGGGCAGGCGGCAGGTGCGGCCAACGCCGTTCTGTCACTCGCCCGACTTGCGGGGGTGGGCTTTGTCCATTCAGGTCTGAACATGTACCGCATGTCAGCCCTGGAAGGTCATACGGCTCTGAGCGCCAGCGAAAGCGTCCGCGCAGCCACGGTAAAAGTGGTGGCCGGTACTGCTCTTGTTTTCTCACCTCAACTGATCGATGCCTTTCGGGCCAGCCTTGGCCTCGCCTTTTAA
- a CDS encoding LPD7 domain-containing protein: MSWGPRRPEAPQKEDLEKIIKALTWEEQRDNTLLYRLDGEDAFRDLGNRLEMCNGASQDDRKVLAALAVAAKFYGGVIELTGSPEFKEKAMRLIIEHDLDIRMKIPAQRAQLEEMRKKMGASQDAVVPHQPTPDLNRHTQDAPPQAAADQTTKAAQEKSPDSPQQPQVPVPPKPTAPGNTPQQAEKPPAPIPPAPGEGPAPSAPVSPDANTIKVPEIPEEPAPSALSPGQSVTAVLKNYGEAMYENTEQRGKSFFIELENRGGSHTYWGQDLRRLVEHHKAGDVVTLTLNGRDSWTVPGEEKERVKNNWSLVATSTGIAVAHDRPEQGQRLQSFPIDTFGKLTQQIRQAWPDHMADLKLPPRFEDRLFWLGEDRHPVMAPQNTTGATAPEQAAPANITPIMASMDSQSKQMDLLLIQSAGEHLQGVVRLNGALYPALATPTADNTQLVINAVTDQGLRFAGYGQAVNFEPDGTTRAAPQLMTFHLKGREEDAPLPARLYTPEKQDDALFQRLGFEQTWKQWDDARKPEGRQEKTLHQEHSHSPGR, translated from the coding sequence TTGTCGTGGGGCCCCCGCCGGCCGGAGGCTCCACAGAAGGAAGATCTTGAGAAAATCATCAAAGCCCTGACGTGGGAAGAGCAGCGTGATAACACCCTGCTGTACCGGCTTGATGGTGAGGATGCGTTCCGCGACCTCGGGAACCGGCTGGAGATGTGCAACGGAGCCAGCCAGGACGATCGTAAGGTGCTGGCAGCGCTGGCCGTCGCCGCAAAATTCTACGGCGGCGTGATTGAACTCACCGGCAGCCCTGAGTTTAAGGAAAAGGCCATGCGGCTCATCATTGAGCATGACCTCGATATCCGCATGAAAATTCCGGCCCAGCGGGCACAGCTCGAAGAGATGCGTAAAAAGATGGGCGCCTCGCAGGATGCCGTGGTCCCTCATCAGCCGACTCCGGACCTGAATCGCCACACCCAGGACGCTCCCCCGCAGGCGGCTGCGGACCAGACCACAAAAGCCGCACAGGAGAAGAGCCCTGATTCCCCACAACAGCCTCAGGTGCCGGTACCACCGAAACCGACTGCGCCGGGCAATACACCGCAGCAGGCAGAGAAGCCGCCCGCCCCGATACCGCCAGCTCCGGGTGAGGGACCGGCACCTTCAGCCCCTGTCTCTCCGGATGCAAACACCATTAAGGTGCCGGAGATACCGGAGGAGCCTGCCCCATCAGCACTCTCACCTGGCCAGAGCGTAACGGCCGTACTGAAAAATTACGGCGAAGCGATGTATGAAAACACGGAGCAGCGCGGCAAAAGCTTCTTTATCGAACTGGAAAATCGCGGGGGCAGCCATACTTACTGGGGACAGGACCTGCGCCGGCTCGTTGAACACCACAAGGCCGGCGACGTGGTGACCCTGACCCTGAATGGCCGTGACAGCTGGACCGTGCCGGGTGAAGAGAAAGAGCGGGTGAAAAATAACTGGTCCCTTGTGGCCACGTCCACCGGTATCGCCGTTGCCCACGACCGTCCGGAACAGGGACAGCGACTGCAATCCTTCCCGATCGACACGTTCGGCAAACTCACGCAGCAAATCCGCCAGGCCTGGCCGGACCATATGGCTGACCTGAAACTTCCACCCCGCTTTGAAGACCGCCTTTTCTGGCTCGGGGAAGATCGTCATCCCGTGATGGCTCCGCAGAATACGACAGGTGCCACAGCGCCTGAACAGGCGGCGCCAGCGAATATCACGCCGATTATGGCCTCCATGGATAGTCAGTCAAAACAAATGGATCTGCTGCTGATTCAGTCCGCCGGTGAGCATCTTCAGGGTGTGGTCCGCCTTAATGGTGCCCTCTATCCGGCGCTGGCCACCCCTACTGCAGATAACACCCAGCTGGTCATTAATGCCGTCACTGATCAGGGGCTACGCTTTGCCGGTTATGGGCAGGCAGTAAATTTCGAACCGGACGGTACCACGCGTGCCGCTCCTCAACTGATGACGTTTCACCTGAAAGGCCGGGAGGAGGACGCGCCACTTCCCGCCCGACTCTACACACCGGAAAAACAGGATGATGCCCTGTTTCAGCGTCTGGGGTTTGAGCAGACGTGGAAACAGTGGGATGACGCCCGAAAGCCGGAGGGCAGACAGGAAAAAACGCTTCATCAGGAACACTCCCACAGCCCCGGCCGCTGA
- the traP gene encoding conjugal transfer protein TraP → MLFGYSLPWLLGGALFAGAGIWYLYGPSLSSLFSHPSDAAFGSVDNTLYNADADAHSAASARQAGGQIVASQPAHIPPAVTGQTDTVTMMTDIRDELNDRDNKINGTLSTLKDSLTQVSEAIKRDEAYAVETRNQLNALTQRLTALEAHQATSKVSSPVRSSGKRTTASPVSGMKVVSLENGMAWIKWQGSTWAVREGDTLGKVTIRQIDPASRTVITSGGTLY, encoded by the coding sequence TTGCTGTTTGGCTACTCGCTCCCCTGGCTCCTCGGTGGGGCTCTGTTCGCCGGGGCGGGTATCTGGTATCTCTACGGACCGTCACTGTCGTCATTATTTTCTCATCCCTCAGACGCAGCGTTTGGTTCGGTGGACAACACCCTGTACAACGCAGATGCGGATGCTCACTCTGCGGCCTCTGCCAGACAGGCCGGTGGGCAGATTGTGGCGTCACAGCCCGCCCATATTCCGCCAGCGGTGACCGGACAGACCGATACGGTGACCATGATGACGGACATCCGTGACGAGCTCAACGATCGGGACAACAAGATAAACGGCACCCTCTCAACCCTGAAAGACAGTCTCACTCAGGTATCAGAGGCCATCAAACGGGATGAGGCCTATGCTGTTGAAACGCGCAATCAGCTGAATGCGCTGACACAAAGGCTGACAGCACTGGAAGCTCATCAGGCTACCAGTAAGGTCTCCTCACCAGTAAGATCATCAGGAAAGCGGACGACAGCCAGCCCTGTCAGTGGCATGAAAGTGGTGTCACTGGAAAATGGAATGGCCTGGATAAAGTGGCAGGGCAGTACCTGGGCCGTTCGGGAGGGCGATACTCTGGGTAAAGTCACCATACGTCAGATTGACCCGGCCAGTCGCACCGTCATCACGTCCGGCGGAACCCTGTACTGA
- the traJ gene encoding plasmid transfer ATPase TraJ, translating into MIQSGLPDKFGIFPFSSAFTADEFRTFFAWCSKHSVSDVDLVGGSPVSVSRHARRVRCSASVLPNTLLGNMLDDLLGLEIKPRVQGGTPADRAVQIDGDSHGRYGLDRGERVRLRTHVIQGTSAREDRALSVTMRVIPQAIPDFLNMGIEPDLAAAMLPDSGLGFICGQTGSGKSTLQAALYRYCQNTQPDRKIVTYEDPVEYILGRTEDLLPPHQAQLGRDVASFAEGLRSAVRRNPELIGIGEIRDTETAEAAVQAGETGHLCLGTMHTKSPGDTIPRLLGLFPSQIRDAMAWALLGIMRFIVNQVLIPTTDGKRRALREYIIFDDALCHQLQDLPHEKWGVHINGIIFHEKRRIVDQVRELYLRGEVARNEASRFLTARELAA; encoded by the coding sequence GTGATCCAGTCAGGCCTGCCCGATAAGTTTGGGATTTTTCCATTTAGCAGCGCGTTTACCGCTGATGAGTTCAGGACCTTTTTTGCCTGGTGCTCGAAGCACAGTGTCAGTGATGTCGATCTGGTCGGTGGCTCACCGGTGTCAGTAAGTCGTCATGCCCGCCGTGTCCGCTGCTCGGCGTCTGTATTACCTAACACTTTGCTGGGTAATATGCTGGACGATCTGCTCGGACTTGAAATCAAGCCCCGTGTTCAGGGAGGCACGCCGGCTGACCGGGCTGTGCAGATTGACGGGGACTCTCACGGCCGTTACGGGCTGGACAGGGGAGAACGTGTGCGCCTGCGTACCCATGTCATCCAGGGCACCTCCGCGCGCGAGGATCGGGCACTGTCCGTCACAATGCGGGTCATCCCCCAAGCCATTCCCGACTTTCTCAACATGGGGATTGAGCCTGACCTGGCCGCCGCCATGCTGCCGGACAGTGGTCTCGGTTTTATCTGTGGCCAGACCGGCTCCGGAAAATCCACTCTGCAGGCGGCGCTGTATCGTTACTGTCAGAACACGCAGCCGGACCGAAAAATCGTGACCTACGAAGATCCGGTCGAATATATCCTGGGCAGAACGGAAGATCTTCTTCCGCCGCATCAGGCCCAGCTGGGGCGTGATGTGGCCAGTTTTGCGGAGGGACTGCGCTCTGCGGTCCGTCGAAACCCGGAACTGATCGGAATTGGGGAAATCAGGGATACTGAAACCGCTGAAGCCGCCGTGCAGGCAGGCGAGACCGGTCACCTCTGTCTTGGCACCATGCACACCAAATCGCCGGGTGACACAATCCCGCGTCTGCTGGGGCTGTTTCCCTCGCAGATCCGTGATGCAATGGCCTGGGCGTTACTGGGTATCATGCGATTCATCGTGAACCAGGTCCTGATCCCGACCACGGACGGCAAACGACGTGCCCTGCGAGAGTACATCATATTTGATGATGCACTTTGCCATCAGTTACAGGATCTGCCTCATGAAAAATGGGGGGTTCATATAAATGGCATTATTTTTCATGAAAAACGCCGTATCGTCGACCAGGTACGTGAACTGTATCTCCGGGGTGAGGTGGCCCGCAATGAAGCTTCACGTTTTCTGACTGCCCGGGAGCTTGCTGCATGA
- a CDS encoding DotI/IcmL/TraM family protein produces the protein MTNQTQSTPPVKRGGLSPASDPLKNAVSMMETAEQRQNNVPKLVQSNLTMSTALVISIIINAVLIFAIFQKERDYFATDNGRLVRLAPTSEPAWSQDDATAFGSQALTRAFNLDFVHYRGQVSSVAPLFSEDGHASYIQALMASNILDALRKDRMNLTATVGAGVVVRRGRLNDGTWFWTIQYPVRMRLVGQTSSRPEQPFTFEITIQRVDPGLKPVGMEIRQMISRDAPRNL, from the coding sequence ATGACAAACCAGACACAATCTACCCCCCCGGTAAAAAGGGGGGGCCTTTCCCCTGCTTCCGATCCACTGAAAAACGCAGTTTCGATGATGGAAACAGCAGAGCAGCGGCAGAACAACGTACCGAAGCTTGTGCAGTCCAATCTCACGATGAGTACTGCCCTGGTGATCAGTATCATCATCAATGCAGTCCTGATCTTTGCGATATTCCAGAAAGAACGGGATTACTTTGCTACCGACAACGGGCGACTGGTGCGGCTGGCACCAACCAGTGAACCGGCATGGAGCCAGGATGATGCCACTGCATTCGGCAGTCAGGCACTGACACGAGCATTCAACCTAGATTTTGTGCATTACCGCGGGCAGGTTTCTTCTGTCGCGCCTCTTTTTTCAGAAGACGGGCACGCGAGCTATATCCAGGCCCTTATGGCATCCAACATTCTGGATGCCCTGCGCAAGGATCGCATGAATTTGACGGCTACCGTGGGCGCCGGCGTGGTCGTCCGCCGCGGCCGTCTTAATGACGGCACCTGGTTCTGGACAATTCAGTACCCGGTACGTATGCGCCTTGTTGGCCAGACCAGCAGCCGTCCGGAGCAGCCTTTCACCTTTGAAATCACTATCCAGCGGGTTGATCCAGGACTGAAACCAGTCGGGATGGAAATCCGCCAGATGATCTCGCGTGATGCACCCCGCAATCTCTGA
- the traO gene encoding conjugal transfer protein TraO — protein sequence MSAEQDAGKNGKKLGSVISLTLIVILAGGYWLLSWLHQDKSGADSAVNLNGTASSAGTLTTETPRYRELLKASNNQGAAEAARNNTTFIASMPVGLDSPESSQERRPSPPPKTTTVTPAPPPSPQTSSATEKQADEKRQEKLQKLLTRISLAQGKGLPPAQARSYGNGSGISATEAPVVPASLSTAQPRTPQQQFIPALTRVGASMETAIDSDNLNSQVVATIPAGVLAGARLHSDSVKLAGDGLEIHFTRMSWQGMVLNVNAYAQRETDLMSSVASDVNHRWGTHIVLPAILGGIGNVGSLYKESNTQILQTNMSTVTGRAGKPDAGTVAGVIAGGTAEKGSEVLSQEMAREPYRQVLVNQREVISVLFVDAVGTDDIASKKRDHNGHNRSDSPSCRSRTTFRNAPAGRHRAPPG from the coding sequence ATGAGCGCAGAACAGGATGCCGGAAAGAACGGTAAAAAACTTGGCTCTGTCATCAGCCTTACACTGATCGTGATACTGGCTGGCGGGTACTGGCTGCTTTCCTGGCTTCATCAGGACAAAAGCGGTGCTGACTCGGCGGTCAATCTGAACGGTACCGCGTCCAGCGCGGGTACGCTTACCACCGAGACGCCACGCTACCGTGAACTGTTGAAAGCATCAAATAACCAGGGTGCTGCAGAGGCCGCACGAAACAACACCACCTTCATTGCCAGCATGCCAGTGGGGCTGGACAGTCCAGAGTCATCACAGGAACGCCGACCATCGCCGCCCCCGAAAACGACCACTGTGACGCCGGCCCCACCGCCCAGTCCGCAGACCTCTTCGGCGACAGAAAAGCAGGCGGACGAGAAACGCCAGGAGAAACTGCAGAAATTGTTGACCCGCATAAGTCTCGCTCAGGGGAAAGGGCTCCCCCCGGCACAGGCACGATCGTACGGTAACGGGAGTGGAATTTCAGCCACGGAGGCCCCCGTGGTGCCGGCAAGCCTGTCAACAGCGCAGCCCCGGACGCCGCAACAGCAGTTCATCCCGGCCCTGACCCGCGTAGGGGCTTCCATGGAAACCGCCATCGACTCCGATAACCTCAACTCCCAGGTGGTGGCGACAATACCGGCAGGTGTCCTCGCCGGAGCCCGGCTCCACAGCGATTCCGTGAAACTGGCTGGCGACGGCCTGGAAATCCATTTCACCCGCATGAGCTGGCAGGGCATGGTGCTGAATGTCAACGCTTACGCGCAGCGTGAAACCGACCTGATGTCTTCTGTCGCCAGCGATGTCAACCATCGGTGGGGGACACACATAGTCCTTCCGGCCATTCTGGGGGGGATAGGTAACGTTGGCAGTCTGTATAAAGAGTCCAACACACAGATTCTTCAGACCAATATGAGTACTGTCACTGGCCGGGCGGGTAAACCGGATGCCGGCACTGTCGCTGGCGTGATAGCCGGAGGGACAGCAGAGAAAGGGTCTGAAGTCCTCAGCCAGGAGATGGCCCGCGAGCCATATCGTCAGGTTCTGGTGAATCAGAGAGAGGTGATCTCTGTCCTGTTCGTCGATGCAGTTGGAACTGATGATATCGCCAGTAAAAAACGGGACCACAACGGCCACAACCGCAGCGATTCCCCCTCCTGTCGCAGCAGAACAACTTTCAGAAACGCGCCTGCAGGACGCCATCGCGCGCCGCCGGGCTGA